In Achromobacter xylosoxidans A8, a single window of DNA contains:
- a CDS encoding 3-oxoacid CoA-transferase subunit B produces the protein MSTKLTRDQIAARVAQDIPEGAYVNLGIGLPTLVANHLPADREVILHTENGMLGMGPAPAKGEEDYDLINAGKQPVTELPGCSFFHHADSFAMMRGGHLDICVLGAFQVSQHGDLANWHTGAPDAIPAVGGAMDLAIGAKDVFVMMELQTREGQSKLVEACTYPLTGVRCVSRVYTDVAVFDIRADGVTVIDMFGDTTADELLRLTGLPLKFSR, from the coding sequence ATGAGCACCAAACTGACCCGCGACCAGATCGCCGCCCGCGTGGCGCAGGACATTCCCGAAGGCGCCTACGTGAACCTGGGCATCGGCCTGCCCACGCTCGTCGCCAACCATCTGCCGGCTGACCGCGAAGTCATCCTGCACACCGAAAACGGCATGCTGGGCATGGGCCCTGCCCCCGCCAAGGGCGAAGAAGATTACGACCTGATCAACGCCGGCAAGCAGCCCGTAACGGAACTGCCCGGCTGCTCGTTCTTCCATCACGCCGACTCGTTCGCAATGATGCGCGGCGGCCACCTGGACATCTGCGTGCTGGGCGCCTTCCAGGTGTCGCAACACGGCGACCTGGCCAACTGGCACACCGGCGCGCCCGACGCCATCCCCGCCGTGGGCGGCGCGATGGACCTGGCCATCGGCGCCAAGGACGTCTTCGTGATGATGGAACTGCAGACCCGCGAAGGCCAGAGCAAACTGGTCGAAGCCTGCACCTATCCGCTGACCGGCGTGCGCTGCGTGTCGCGCGTGTACACCGACGTGGCGGTGTTCGACATCCGCGCCGACGGCGTGACCGTCATCGACATGTTCGGCGACACCACCGCCGACGAGCTGCTGCGCCTGACTGGCCTGCCGCTGAAGTTTTCCCGCTGA
- the catC gene encoding muconolactone Delta-isomerase, producing the protein MLFMVQMQVNLPVDMPAERADKLKADEKALAQQLQRDGKWKNLWRVAGRYANVSIFDVESNDELHALLSSLPLFPYMDINVTALARHPSAI; encoded by the coding sequence ATGTTGTTCATGGTTCAAATGCAGGTCAATCTTCCCGTCGACATGCCCGCCGAGCGCGCCGACAAGCTGAAGGCCGATGAAAAGGCCCTGGCCCAACAATTGCAGCGCGACGGCAAGTGGAAGAACCTGTGGCGCGTGGCCGGCCGCTACGCCAACGTCAGCATCTTCGACGTCGAAAGCAACGATGAACTGCACGCGCTGCTGTCCTCGCTGCCGCTGTTCCCGTACATGGATATCAACGTCACGGCGCTGGCGCGCCACCCCTCGGCGATCTGA
- a CDS encoding YciI family protein has protein sequence MPYIIETFDKPGHQEVRQQHRAAHLEYLDTNKQLLLACGAKLQDDGKDAGGGLYIVALETREAAQQFIDADPFSLAGLFERVTITRWRKAYLDGVCHL, from the coding sequence ATGCCCTACATCATCGAAACGTTCGACAAGCCCGGCCACCAGGAAGTGCGCCAGCAGCATCGCGCCGCGCATCTGGAATACCTGGACACGAACAAGCAACTGCTGCTGGCCTGCGGCGCCAAGCTGCAGGACGACGGCAAGGACGCCGGCGGCGGCCTGTACATCGTGGCCCTGGAAACGCGCGAAGCCGCGCAGCAGTTCATCGATGCCGACCCATTCTCCCTGGCCGGCCTGTTCGAGCGCGTGACCATCACGCGCTGGCGCAAGGCCTACCTCGACGGCGTCTGCCATCTGTAA